A single window of Nocardioides kongjuensis DNA harbors:
- a CDS encoding helix-turn-helix domain-containing protein, giving the protein MFGRPGDVTWIQPTTPAAYASARAAELQHHFVVETTDRLERLGRSKSWLEERSGIAAGRLSKLLRGYAQLTLRDVVAIEGILGPMLTELAFSPFEVRDSSLQARFQQGQ; this is encoded by the coding sequence ATGTTCGGCCGGCCAGGCGATGTCACTTGGATTCAACCGACGACGCCCGCGGCGTACGCGAGCGCCCGGGCAGCCGAACTGCAGCACCACTTCGTGGTCGAGACGACCGATCGCTTGGAGCGGCTCGGACGTTCGAAGTCCTGGCTGGAAGAGCGCTCCGGGATCGCGGCGGGACGCCTCAGCAAACTACTTCGCGGGTACGCGCAGCTCACTTTGAGGGACGTCGTAGCCATCGAAGGGATCCTCGGCCCGATGTTGACCGAGTTGGCGTTCTCTCCGTTCGAAGTTCGGGACTCGAGCCTGCAGGCGCGCTTTCAGCAAGGGCAATAG